One window of Bacillus alkalicellulosilyticus genomic DNA carries:
- the rarD gene encoding EamA family transporter RarD, translating to MPMKNENHSGIAFALGAYLLWGLLPLYWKLLEYVPADVVLAHRIIWSLVLMITILFCLRKITIFKQELLSIIKKPKLLIGMIVASVVISGNWFTYIWAVNNEFVIDTSLGYYMNPLVSVFLGIFFLKEKLSTWQMIALVLAFIGVLNMTFNIGHFPWVALVLAFSFAIYGLLKKIVQVGSLTGLTIETLLITPFALLYLQFFVERGVAFAGGSIGMILLLMGAGVATAVPLLLFASAAKRIPLYLIGFLQYLAPTIGLFLGVFIFNEPFTKVHLLSFMLIWSALVLFSLAKTKSFLYIESKYFKKHKSFGA from the coding sequence ATGCCTATGAAAAACGAAAACCATAGCGGGATAGCATTTGCTTTAGGAGCTTATTTACTATGGGGTTTATTGCCGTTATATTGGAAGTTACTAGAGTATGTACCAGCAGATGTAGTCCTAGCGCACAGAATTATCTGGTCCTTGGTTTTAATGATTACCATTTTATTTTGTTTGCGTAAAATAACAATTTTCAAACAAGAACTTCTAAGTATCATCAAAAAACCAAAGCTACTTATTGGCATGATTGTTGCCTCTGTCGTGATTAGCGGGAATTGGTTTACATATATTTGGGCTGTTAATAATGAGTTTGTCATAGATACTAGTTTAGGATATTACATGAATCCGTTAGTGAGTGTATTCCTTGGAATTTTTTTCTTAAAAGAAAAGCTCTCAACATGGCAGATGATTGCCCTCGTTCTAGCATTTATTGGCGTCCTCAATATGACTTTTAATATCGGCCATTTCCCGTGGGTTGCTCTTGTATTAGCTTTTTCGTTTGCTATATACGGCTTGCTTAAAAAAATAGTCCAGGTCGGCTCGTTAACTGGATTAACGATTGAAACATTATTGATTACACCATTTGCTTTGTTATATCTTCAGTTTTTTGTGGAGCGTGGGGTTGCCTTTGCTGGGGGCTCAATTGGAATGATTTTATTATTGATGGGGGCTGGTGTCGCAACGGCTGTACCACTTTTGTTATTCGCCAGTGCTGCCAAACGAATCCCGCTTTATTTGATAGGTTTCCTGCAATACTTGGCACCAACGATTGGGTTGTTTCTTGGTGTGTTTATTTTCAATGAACCGTTTACTAAAGTTCACCTCTTGTCTTTTATGCTCATTTGGAGTGCTCTTGTCCTCTTTTCACTTGCAAAAACAAAGAGCTTTCTTTACATCGAATCAAAATACTTTAAAAAACATAAATCATTTGGAGCCTAA
- a CDS encoding CobW family GTP-binding protein translates to MTTDIYILSGFLGSGKTSLLTQLLQHEKELGRKVGVVMNELGKLSIDSTAVPEDTPLTELLNGCVCCSLSEQFEAQLYGLLQDHQLDVIYIETTGAAHPMEVYDACLSPLFASKVSMKGILSVIDLNQWKQREKLSPAIRQLMVEQIRQADLLLLNKIDLVSEQEQASFLFEIQQFNSHAKTILTQQAQININEVLQIKTQTKGEHTPIHVHNELRLQSLVYTFSDAVERNLFEEFLHSLPETVYRMKGFIRFTSSPTLYSFQYSYGVPLFISDMMNYPLTLVIIGEKLDKNTLEQQLRNIEKNGLGQN, encoded by the coding sequence TTGACTACTGATATTTACATATTATCCGGATTTTTAGGAAGCGGAAAAACATCGCTACTAACCCAGCTGTTACAACATGAAAAAGAACTTGGACGAAAAGTTGGTGTTGTAATGAATGAGCTAGGAAAGCTATCGATTGATAGTACGGCTGTTCCAGAAGATACACCTTTAACAGAATTACTCAATGGTTGTGTTTGCTGTTCACTTTCTGAGCAGTTTGAAGCACAGCTTTATGGACTTTTGCAAGACCATCAATTGGATGTCATTTATATTGAGACGACCGGAGCAGCACATCCGATGGAAGTATATGATGCCTGTTTATCGCCTCTTTTTGCTTCTAAAGTATCTATGAAAGGCATACTGAGTGTCATCGATTTAAACCAGTGGAAGCAAAGAGAAAAGTTATCACCAGCGATACGCCAGCTCATGGTCGAACAAATCCGGCAAGCTGACTTATTGCTACTAAATAAAATTGACCTTGTCTCCGAACAAGAACAAGCCTCTTTTTTATTTGAGATTCAACAATTTAATAGTCATGCGAAAACGATACTTACCCAACAAGCTCAAATCAATATAAACGAAGTTCTTCAAATTAAAACGCAAACGAAGGGTGAACATACGCCTATTCATGTTCATAATGAACTACGTCTGCAATCTTTGGTTTATACCTTTTCTGATGCGGTCGAAAGAAATTTATTTGAGGAGTTCTTACACTCTTTACCAGAGACTGTCTATCGAATGAAAGGTTTTATTCGGTTTACAAGCTCACCAACATTGTATTCGTTTCAATATTCGTACGGGGTTCCGTTATTTATTTCAGATATGATGAACTATCCACTTACCCTTGTGATCATTGGCGAGAAACTAGACAAAAATACGTTAGAGCAACAGCTACGTAATATAGAAAAAAATGGGCTGGGACAGAACTAG
- a CDS encoding pentapeptide repeat-containing protein: MERLEIIEATKVLNVKNACLDGSRFECCGLEHMHFENVSLARTKITDANLSDLEIDGAQIGGAFIHNIGLPPEDHPLYDPNAKHRGVRFDNCNLENSQITNSNLSGVEISGCELSGMKINGTLVLELLRAYEKNNS; the protein is encoded by the coding sequence ATGGAAAGATTAGAAATTATCGAAGCGACTAAGGTTCTGAATGTGAAAAACGCATGCCTCGATGGCTCAAGGTTTGAGTGTTGTGGTTTGGAGCACATGCATTTTGAGAATGTTTCTTTGGCTAGAACCAAGATTACGGATGCAAACCTGAGTGATTTAGAAATTGACGGTGCACAAATTGGAGGAGCGTTCATACATAATATCGGACTTCCACCAGAAGACCACCCACTCTATGATCCTAATGCAAAACATAGAGGTGTACGATTTGACAACTGTAACCTCGAAAACAGTCAAATCACTAATTCTAATTTAAGCGGTGTAGAAATCAGTGGTTGTGAATTAAGTGGTATGAAAATCAATGGAACACTTGTATTGGAACTTTTGAGAGCATATGAAAAAAATAATAGCTAA
- a CDS encoding DUF6501 family protein, producing MIHATWSKTNPVKQVKCIHTDAKKYQVHNVLTVDKTYPVQNETEEFYFIVDNSGKVGGYYKEYFEEVN from the coding sequence ATGATTCATGCAACATGGAGCAAAACGAATCCAGTGAAACAAGTGAAATGTATTCATACGGATGCGAAAAAGTATCAAGTACATAATGTATTAACTGTAGATAAAACATACCCTGTACAAAATGAAACTGAGGAATTTTATTTCATTGTTGATAACAGTGGAAAAGTGGGCGGCTATTATAAAGAGTATTTTGAAGAAGTGAACTAA
- a CDS encoding D-glycero-alpha-D-manno-heptose-1,7-bisphosphate 7-phosphatase translates to MNKAVFLDRDGVINEVLNHRVKFVNHPNQLFLLEGVPEAIKAFNDTGFKVFVVTNQGGIGLGFMKEVMLGKVHKKLQAEIEKVGGVIDEIAYCPHKPEAGCLCRKPEAKMITDLAKKYQVSLKDSVMVGDREPDIYAGKKAGVHTVFIGKKKDNRAKADVVFPSLLAAAPWIIEESWNK, encoded by the coding sequence ATGAACAAGGCGGTATTTTTAGATAGGGATGGTGTAATAAATGAGGTATTGAATCACCGAGTGAAGTTTGTTAACCATCCAAATCAATTGTTTTTATTAGAAGGTGTCCCAGAAGCCATTAAAGCTTTTAACGATACAGGATTTAAAGTGTTTGTCGTGACCAATCAAGGGGGAATAGGTTTAGGTTTTATGAAAGAAGTGATGCTTGGTAAAGTTCATAAAAAGTTGCAGGCAGAAATTGAGAAGGTGGGAGGCGTCATTGATGAAATTGCGTATTGTCCTCATAAACCAGAAGCCGGGTGTCTATGTCGGAAGCCTGAAGCAAAAATGATTACCGACCTAGCAAAAAAATATCAAGTCTCGCTCAAGGATAGTGTGATGGTAGGAGATCGAGAACCAGACATTTATGCTGGAAAGAAAGCGGGAGTACACACCGTTTTCATCGGCAAAAAAAAAGATAACCGGGCAAAAGCAGATGTTGTTTTTCCATCTTTGTTAGCAGCTGCACCATGGATCATTGAAGAAAGCTGGAATAAGTAA
- a CDS encoding cytochrome d ubiquinol oxidase subunit II, translating into MADIYVAATILWSFLFIYIILASIDFGAGFFQMTSSSTLKITSRFLSPVWEVINVFLVFFIVGLVAFFPEASYYYGTILLIPGSIAIILLALRGSYFAFSLYGSKESNLYKRVYQITGLGLAAVLSAVLVISEGVFINSGALHIEALLKSSLFWSMTLFSMTSVIYISASFFTYYSFIAKEDDSKRLFKKSVVGWGISSFVCAVFVVASLKLHNPVHYQNMLEIAWVFAIGVIALIWGIYFLINQHYGRAFSCTLLQFAIFFFGYGHTHMPFLLYPNVTLHSSFTNEAMAPMLLTAFFIGLVILLPCMYLLFRLFLFDRDYVQGNK; encoded by the coding sequence ATGGCGGATATCTATGTCGCTGCGACAATTTTATGGAGCTTTTTATTCATATATATTATCCTAGCGTCGATTGATTTTGGCGCAGGCTTCTTTCAAATGACTTCTTCAAGCACTTTAAAAATAACGTCCCGATTTTTATCGCCTGTCTGGGAAGTTATTAATGTTTTTTTAGTTTTCTTTATCGTAGGTCTCGTCGCGTTTTTTCCAGAGGCTAGTTATTATTATGGTACAATTCTACTCATTCCTGGAAGTATCGCTATCATTCTTCTTGCGCTTCGAGGCTCTTATTTTGCTTTTTCGTTGTATGGAAGTAAAGAGTCGAACCTGTATAAGAGAGTCTATCAAATTACTGGATTAGGGCTAGCTGCTGTGTTATCTGCCGTATTAGTCATTTCAGAAGGTGTTTTTATCAACTCCGGAGCCCTTCACATCGAAGCCTTGCTAAAGAGTTCTCTCTTTTGGTCTATGACTTTGTTTTCAATGACTAGTGTAATTTATATTTCCGCATCTTTTTTTACATATTACTCTTTCATTGCAAAAGAGGATGATTCAAAACGACTTTTCAAAAAGAGTGTAGTTGGTTGGGGAATCTCGTCCTTCGTTTGTGCGGTGTTCGTTGTCGCCTCGCTTAAACTTCATAATCCTGTTCATTATCAAAATATGTTAGAAATCGCTTGGGTGTTTGCCATTGGGGTCATTGCTTTGATTTGGGGAATATATTTTTTGATAAATCAACACTATGGAAGGGCTTTTAGTTGTACACTGCTTCAATTCGCCATTTTTTTCTTCGGATACGGTCATACCCATATGCCTTTTTTGCTTTATCCCAATGTGACACTTCACTCAAGCTTTACTAATGAAGCGATGGCTCCCATGCTCCTAACCGCGTTTTTTATCGGTTTGGTTATCTTACTGCCATGTATGTATTTATTGTTCCGGTTGTTTTTATTCGACCGAGATTATGTTCAAGGAAATAAATAA
- a CDS encoding cytochrome ubiquinol oxidase subunit I — MLTDYDPIFYSRLLTSLTLAFHILFATIGVGIPFLIMVAHWVGIKKNDNHYLLLARRWARGFVITVAVGVVTGTAIGLQLNLLWPQFMSFAQQVIALPFFLETFAFFIEAIFLGIYLYTWDRFKSKVTHFLLLLPVVIGSSASALFITMVNAFMNTPHGFTFIDGQLTSIQPIAAMFSPAMPTKVAHVLSSAYLTSAFLLAMLSAVAILRGRTHVYHKKALHLTMTTAAIFAVSTAIIGDLSGKFLAEYQPEKLAAAEWHFETSTEAPLLIGGVLTEDNEVKYALKIPWALSILAHNDPYAEVTGLQEWPSELQPPLVVHYLFDGMIAIGIYLTIIAFAFVLFSRSKVMNQYNKLLLRCIIIGGPLALLAVELGWMFTEIGRQPWVVVGYMMTSEGATTAAHVDDMLLLFASLYLLLGITCLLVLYRMFSQYPVEQELKERGF, encoded by the coding sequence GTGCTTACCGACTATGATCCCATATTTTATAGCAGGTTACTTACTAGTCTTACACTCGCTTTTCATATTCTCTTTGCGACAATTGGTGTCGGGATTCCTTTTTTAATCATGGTGGCTCATTGGGTCGGGATTAAAAAAAATGATAATCACTATTTATTATTAGCGCGTAGATGGGCACGTGGGTTTGTGATTACTGTCGCTGTAGGCGTGGTGACAGGTACCGCGATAGGGTTACAACTTAACCTTCTTTGGCCCCAATTTATGAGTTTTGCGCAACAGGTAATCGCACTTCCGTTTTTCTTAGAAACGTTTGCATTTTTTATCGAGGCTATTTTTTTAGGGATTTATTTATATACGTGGGACCGTTTTAAAAGTAAGGTGACCCATTTCTTGCTACTTCTTCCTGTAGTCATTGGATCATCAGCCTCAGCCTTATTCATTACAATGGTCAATGCCTTTATGAATACACCCCATGGTTTTACGTTTATAGATGGACAATTAACCAGTATACAGCCGATTGCAGCGATGTTTTCACCTGCAATGCCCACGAAGGTAGCTCACGTCTTATCTTCAGCGTATTTAACGTCAGCCTTTCTTCTAGCGATGTTATCAGCAGTTGCAATTTTAAGAGGGAGAACACATGTCTATCACAAAAAAGCTCTCCACCTAACGATGACCACTGCTGCGATATTTGCGGTATCTACCGCTATTATTGGAGATTTGTCTGGTAAGTTTCTAGCGGAATACCAACCGGAAAAACTAGCTGCCGCTGAATGGCATTTTGAAACGAGCACAGAGGCTCCACTTCTAATCGGAGGAGTGTTAACCGAAGATAACGAGGTTAAATATGCTTTGAAAATCCCATGGGCACTTAGTATTTTGGCACATAACGATCCATACGCAGAGGTCACCGGATTGCAAGAATGGCCATCAGAACTACAGCCCCCTTTGGTTGTACATTACTTATTTGATGGGATGATTGCGATTGGCATCTATTTAACAATTATTGCCTTTGCTTTTGTTCTATTTTCAAGAAGCAAAGTAATGAATCAATATAATAAGCTCTTGCTTAGATGCATAATTATAGGAGGTCCATTAGCGCTGCTAGCCGTTGAGCTTGGGTGGATGTTTACTGAGATTGGGCGTCAGCCATGGGTCGTTGTAGGTTATATGATGACAAGTGAAGGGGCCACAACCGCTGCTCATGTCGATGATATGCTACTTCTATTTGCAAGTTTGTATCTTCTCTTAGGAATTACGTGTTTGCTCGTCCTATACCGAATGTTCAGTCAATATCCGGTAGAACAAGAGCTTAAGGAAAGAGGGTTTTAG
- a CDS encoding HAD family hydrolase: MVKAVFFDLDDTLLWDKKSVQEAFRETCIEAKKKYESINPEQLEDAVREAARELYSSYETFEFTQMIGINPFEGLWGDFKDKIDVNFRKMAEIVPNYRSEAWTNGLQKVGIEDSEFGAFLGELFPKKRRKLPFVYIDTFSVLNQLKDKYQLVLLTNGSPTLQNEKLEMTPQLVPYFDYIVVSGAFGRGKPDPAIFEHCLFLTGLQADEAIMVGDNLNTDILGSNRIGMKNVWINREGLVNENSTNQPTYEIKSLTELPDLLKQKAKV; the protein is encoded by the coding sequence ATGGTAAAAGCAGTATTTTTTGATTTGGATGATACCCTGTTATGGGACAAAAAAAGTGTACAGGAAGCATTTAGAGAAACCTGTATCGAGGCGAAGAAAAAGTATGAATCTATTAATCCAGAACAATTAGAGGATGCTGTACGTGAAGCTGCCAGAGAGCTTTACTCCTCGTATGAAACATTTGAATTCACACAAATGATTGGGATTAATCCTTTTGAAGGACTTTGGGGTGATTTCAAAGATAAAATTGATGTTAATTTTAGAAAAATGGCAGAGATTGTTCCAAACTATCGAAGCGAGGCATGGACAAACGGACTACAAAAAGTAGGAATTGAAGACAGCGAGTTTGGGGCATTCCTTGGAGAACTATTTCCTAAAAAACGTCGCAAATTACCATTCGTCTACATTGATACGTTCTCTGTGCTTAACCAACTAAAAGATAAATACCAACTCGTACTTTTAACGAATGGATCGCCTACGTTACAAAATGAGAAACTAGAAATGACTCCACAACTTGTTCCTTACTTTGATTATATCGTTGTATCTGGAGCATTTGGTCGTGGGAAGCCAGACCCTGCTATCTTTGAACACTGTTTATTCTTAACAGGCCTTCAAGCAGACGAAGCGATTATGGTCGGAGATAACTTAAATACAGATATCCTTGGTTCAAACCGCATTGGAATGAAAAATGTGTGGATCAACCGTGAAGGACTTGTCAACGAAAATTCAACTAACCAACCAACATATGAGATTAAATCACTAACCGAACTACCAGACCTACTAAAACAAAAAGCTAAAGT